Proteins co-encoded in one Arachis stenosperma cultivar V10309 chromosome 7, arast.V10309.gnm1.PFL2, whole genome shotgun sequence genomic window:
- the LOC130939619 gene encoding uncharacterized protein LOC130939619: MAARGRGRGRHGANHADEPTRGADAFIAAMNTMAEAVRETATATTRAIDRLGERNGDRNRGRNGERGGDGNDNEGVGNHDNSMTLATFLKVNPSKFKGTLVATEADNWFRGIEKSLRAQHVPERQYVKFATYMLEGEAEDWWHGVQRLLRQVVEEIDWDTFKEEFYKKYFSRTVRDAKEMELMQLTQGNMSVAEYTQKFEDLCRFSKICQENPNDFEEWKCLKYEGGLCEELMHSLVPLQIRNFAELVNRSQLVEDCTKKVAAAKMSRQELSPKNFNRYIAPQGRNFKMNRTLFYGNQQVSNLPARDNIDRQGRDTGKRPQPALTNLVCNQCEKNHGRNPCRLGSSICYFCGMSGHIARNCEKKIAQDSAKSQQPGRVFTMMTEDARTRTP, translated from the coding sequence ATGGCTGCACGGGGACGAGGACGTGGTAGGCATGGTGCAAACCATGCAGATGAACCGACGAGGGGTGCAGATGCTTTTATAGCTGCAATGAACACCATGGCTGAGGCTGTGCGTGAAACGGCAACTGCTACTACGCGAGCAATTGACCGTTTAGGGGAGAGGAACGGAGATCGTAACAGAGGACGCAATGGTGAGCGTGGTGGAGACGGTAATGATAATGAAGGTGTCGGAAACCACGATAACTCTATGACACTGGCAACCTTTCTGAAGGTAAATCCGTCCAAGTTTAAGGGGACGCTTGTTGCAACTGAAGCTGACAATTGGTTCCGTGGTATTGAGAAGTCATTGCGAGCGCAACATGTACCAGAAAGACAGTACGTGAAATTTGCAACCTATATGCTGGAGGGAGAAGCTGAAGACTGGTGGCATGGAGTGCAACGCTTGTTAAGGCAGGTGGTGGAAGAGATTGACTGGGATACTTTTAAGGAGGAATTTTACAAAAAGTACTTCTCTAGAACTGTTCGTGATGCTAAAGAAATGGAACTGATGCAGTTGACGCAGGGGAATATGTCAGTAGCAGAATATACTCAGAAATTTGAGGATTTGTGCCGATTCTCTAAGATCTGTCAGGAAAACCCAAATGATtttgaggaatggaagtgtttGAAGTACGAAGGAGGACTTTGCGAAGAACTAATGCACTCGTTGGTACCACTGCAAATACGAAATTTTGCAGAGCTTGTCAATAGAAGTCAGTTGGTGGAAGACTGTACCAAGAAGGTGGCGGCAGCAAAGATGAGTCGTCAAGAATTATCTCCGAAAAATTTTAATCGGTATATAGCCCCTCAGGGAAGGAACTTTAAAATGAATAGGACACTTTTTTATGGGAATCAGCAAGTTAGTAATCTTCCTGCTCGTGACAATATCGATAGGCAAGGACGAGATACTGGAAAGCGACCACAGCCAGCACTAACAAACCTTGTTTGTAATCAGTGTGAGAAGAATCATGGTAGGAATCCATGTCGATTGGGTTCGAGcatttgttatttttgtggTATGTCTGGACACATAGCGAGGAATTGTGAGAAGAAGATTGCTCAAGATTCAGCTAAATCTCAGCAGCCAGGAAGAGTATTTACAATGATGACTGAAGATGCTCGTACTCGAACTCCCTGA